The Pseudoalteromonas carrageenovora IAM 12662 DNA window GTCAGCGCCGTCACACAATAGAGAAGTACAATAATATGAGCGCAGTTAGAGGCGAGTTTAGCTCTCGCTTTGGTTTTATTATGGCCGCCGCCGGTTCTGCCGTTGGTTTGGGCAATATATGGGGATTCCCCACACAAACAGCAAGTAATGGCGGTGCTGCATTCTTAGTCGCTTATTTAGTGCTTGCTTTCTTTTTGGCCTACCCTGCCTTAATGGCAGAGCTGATGATCGGCCGTCACGGTCAAGCTAATGCAGTGTCATCACTTAAAAAAATATCGAGTAAACCTTGGCAAAAGCGTTTTGCTTTTACTGTTGGTTTTGGTGGTATTTTATGTGCAGGCTTTATTTTAAGTTTTTACGCTATTGTTGCAGGCTGGATGCTCAGTGCTACCGCTGAACCCATAGCCACTTTAGTCGGCGCCGACACAGCATCGACATGGCTAAGCGAGCAATCACTTACTAGAAACATTATATTTACTCTAGTATTTATTGCTTTAACTGTCGCTATTATCAGTCGAGGCGTAGAAAACGGCATCGAAAAATGGTCTAAACGATTAATGCCCGCCCTGTTAGGTATTTTATTTGCACTTATCGCCTATGTAATGACACAAGATGGTGCTATGGAAGGTTTAAAAGCATATTTAGTTCCAGACTTTTCATCTATTTTTGACGCACAGCTATTAGTAAGTGCACTAGGCCAAGCTTTCTTCTCATTATCGCTAGGCACTAGTGTAATGATTATTTATGGCTCATATATTAGCAAAAAAGAAAATCTGGTTTCTTTAGGTGCTTATGTAACGCTTATTGATGTATTTATCGCTTTTGTTGCAGGCTTACTGATCATTCCAGCCATGTACGTGGCACAAGCACAAGGTGTTGAAATATTTTCAGCATCAACAGGTAAATTACTCTCTGAAGATACATTAGTGTTTCAAGTACTCCCCGCTTTATTTGACGGTATGGGCGGCGTAGGTTTATTTGTAGGCTTTGCATTTTTTGCGTTAATGAGTATTGCCGCATTAACCTCATCTATTTCAATGTTAGAAGCACCTGTGTCATACACTGTTGAGCGCTTTGCGATGAAACGCGTTCAAGCAACTTGGTTAATTGGAGCACTCATTGCAATTGTTAGTATTACTATTGTTTGCAACCTTGGTAGCTTATTTGGTTTAGTGATCACCTTAACGACTAAAGTAGCACAGCCATTGCTTGGCCTAATGTGCTGTATTTTTGTTGGTTGGATTTGGTATAGAGGCTCACTACTTAAAGCAATACAAGAAGGTAACCCTGAGGTCCATAACACTTTATTTTGGAAAGTATGGCCTTGGTACACTAAGTTTGTGTGCCCGCTGGCAATTGGCATGGTGTTTTTACACTCTTTGCTAAGCTAAGCTTAAAATATAAAAGCTCACATTTGTGAGCTTTTATATGTGTACTGATTTATAACACTTTTAGAATCATATCTTGATGGGCAATACCGTCTTCTAAGTATTCATTACCATAATCTTCAAAACCAAAAGAGCGATAAAACTCAAGTAAGTAAGTTTGAGCGCCAATATAAATATCACGCTCAGGCCAGTGCCTCTTACAACAATTTATAGCCTCGTTAACAAGCAGCGTAGCTTGCCCTTTTCCACGCGCACTTTCACTGACAAGTACTCGCCCTATTGCACTGTAGTGTTTATTTTTTTCGTAGCAACGCGCATAGCTATGTAACTGATCATTATAAAGTGTATATAAGTGCATAGTATTCGCAGCAATATCTACATCATCTAGCTCGGGATAAGGACATTGTTGCTCCACTACAAATACATCAATACGCCCACGAATTATTGTAAAAAGAGTACGAGAGTCAAGAGAGTCGAACGGTTCGCATTTAAACGTCATATAAAATCCTGTAACAAAAAACCCAGCCTTGGCTGGGTTTTACTAAACTACGCTCTACTATCAAGTAAATAAGCGCTCTAGTTGGTCGCACAACTGCGACAAATTAACATGGTCATGCTCTATAGTTAAATCTACATAACCATCGCTTCTAAAGGCTCTATCAAGCTCTATCAGCACGTGAGTTTTATGTGCCTCAGGAACAAACGACAGCTCAATTTCTTGAAGCCCAAATAAGCTGCGGCTATTTGGTTTGTATTCAAGTTCTTGATAACAGCCTGACAGAGACTGAAAAGTAGATGCACGTAAATGACCCTTTTCAACATCCGCTTTCATCAAGCTGAATCCTAGTTTATCCATTGCCTGCATGCATGTTTTAACGGCTTCATTAGGATAAATGTGTAAATGGTCTTTATCTGTAGGATCAAGTGCTAAATCAATATCTAAGCCTGTTTCAATCCATACATGAGATTGGTTGTAACCCGCGTTAATTTCAGTAATTGGTGTTTCAGGGTGAAGACGAGCTTCAAAAGGAATGCTTTTTACTTCACCAGGTTCAATAGACCCTATGTCAGTAATGCGCCACTGATCGATTACATGATTAGTAAAATAATCGCCATCATCACCGGCCACTTTTACACGGGTCATTAATAATAAATCTAAACCTGCAATCTCTTGGCTTACATCACCCGCTGTAATAACTATTTGCGCGTTAAAAAGCTGACCTGGTTGTAAGTGCTCAGTTTCTAAAATAGTGTCTACTTTCGCAGCACCAATACCC harbors:
- a CDS encoding sodium-dependent transporter — encoded protein: MSAVRGEFSSRFGFIMAAAGSAVGLGNIWGFPTQTASNGGAAFLVAYLVLAFFLAYPALMAELMIGRHGQANAVSSLKKISSKPWQKRFAFTVGFGGILCAGFILSFYAIVAGWMLSATAEPIATLVGADTASTWLSEQSLTRNIIFTLVFIALTVAIISRGVENGIEKWSKRLMPALLGILFALIAYVMTQDGAMEGLKAYLVPDFSSIFDAQLLVSALGQAFFSLSLGTSVMIIYGSYISKKENLVSLGAYVTLIDVFIAFVAGLLIIPAMYVAQAQGVEIFSASTGKLLSEDTLVFQVLPALFDGMGGVGLFVGFAFFALMSIAALTSSISMLEAPVSYTVERFAMKRVQATWLIGALIAIVSITIVCNLGSLFGLVITLTTKVAQPLLGLMCCIFVGWIWYRGSLLKAIQEGNPEVHNTLFWKVWPWYTKFVCPLAIGMVFLHSLLS
- a CDS encoding GNAT family N-acetyltransferase, with translation MTFKCEPFDSLDSRTLFTIIRGRIDVFVVEQQCPYPELDDVDIAANTMHLYTLYNDQLHSYARCYEKNKHYSAIGRVLVSESARGKGQATLLVNEAINCCKRHWPERDIYIGAQTYLLEFYRSFGFEDYGNEYLEDGIAHQDMILKVL
- a CDS encoding sporulation protein — translated: MFKKILASVGIGAAKVDTILETEHLQPGQLFNAQIVITAGDVSQEIAGLDLLLMTRVKVAGDDGDYFTNHVIDQWRITDIGSIEPGEVKSIPFEARLHPETPITEINAGYNQSHVWIETGLDIDLALDPTDKDHLHIYPNEAVKTCMQAMDKLGFSLMKADVEKGHLRASTFQSLSGCYQELEYKPNSRSLFGLQEIELSFVPEAHKTHVLIELDRAFRSDGYVDLTIEHDHVNLSQLCDQLERLFT